One Phaseolus vulgaris cultivar G19833 chromosome 4, P. vulgaris v2.0, whole genome shotgun sequence DNA window includes the following coding sequences:
- the LOC137838444 gene encoding uncharacterized protein, whose product MGKKIPFGEGASIYKPHLFFGLNYQFWKVRMKIFVESIDRGIWDAIINEPFIPMLEKDKFFSEKSWSQWTENESKKAQYDGIAKNIITPALNSDEFFRVSQCGSAKQMWDILEVTHEGTIDVKRAWKHNLIQDYEMFRMLKGETISDVNHLTSLGKIFEREELNIKILKCLDRSWQPKVTTISESKDLTTLTRASLFGKLREHELEMNWLNDQEHEEKCVRSIALRVVGHRDGQDSSECSDGETLNLLTRKFSKFLKKKSRDKSQPSNRYNSKSGHIKAECPSNVSKENEGYKKYEKKSKTRRAYNNDSYSSSSSKDDKEANLCFMAN is encoded by the exons atgGGTAAAAAGAtaccctttggggagggtgcttctATATACAAACCACATTTGTTTTTTGGACTGAACTATCAATtttggaaggttagaatgaaaatctttgttgaatcaattgatagaggaatctGGGATGCTATCATAAATGAACCTTTTATTCCTATGCttgaaaaagataaatttttttctgagaaatcttggtcccaatggactgagaaTGAAAGTaaaaaggctcaatatgatGGAATTGCCAAGAACATTATCACTCCTGctttgaattcagatgaatttttcagggtctctcaatgtgGATCGGCAAAGCAGATGTGGGACATCCTTGAAGTAACCCATGAAGGCACCATTGATGTGAAGAGAGCATGGAAGCATAATCTTATTCAAGATTATGAAATGTTCAGGATGCTTAAAGGGGAAACCATCTCGGATGTTAATCACCTCACTAGCCTTGGCAAAATCTTTGAAAgggaagagctgaacatcaagatcctcaaatgcttggatagatcttggcaaccaaaGGTCACTACAATCTCTGAATCCAAGGATTTGACAACATTGACCAGAGCCTCCTTGTTTGGTAAGCTAAGGGAGCATGAACTTGAGATGAACTGGCTAAATGATCAAGAACATGAAGAAAAATGTGTGAGGAGCATTGCTTTAAGAGTTGTTGGTCATAGGGATGGTCAAGACTCAAGTGAGTGCAGTGATGGTGAAACTCTCAACTTGCTCACAAGGAAGTTTAGTAAgtttttgaagaagaaaagcagGGACAAAAGTCAACCATCAAACAGGTACAATAGCAAGAGt GGACACATCAAGGCTGAATGTCCAAGCAATGTGAGCAAAGAGAATGAAGGCTACAAGAAGTATGAGAAGAAAAGCAAAACAAGAAGAGCATACAATAATGATTCATattcaagttcttcatcaaaggATGATAAGGAAGCCAACCTTTGTTTCATGGCAAATTGA